DNA from Candidatus Omnitrophota bacterium:
GACAATTTATTGACGCGTTACGGCCGGCTCACCATCGGCGACATCAATGTGAATGATTTCGAGGCCTCCATCCGCGCCCTCAAACAGGTGAGCGACACAAAGATCCTCTCCAACCCCAAGATCCTGGTGACCAACAACGAAGAAGCGAAGATCCATGTCGGAGACACGATCCCCTACATCATCTCCACCACCTCCGGCACCGGCGACAACGCCATCACCAGCGAGGACGTGCGCTTCGTGGATGTGGGGCTCAAGCTCAACGTCACCCCGATGATCAATGACGACGGCTTTATCACCATGCGCCTGCGCCCCGAGATCTCGACCGTGGTGGACCGGATCACCTCGCAGGGCGGCGGCATCCCGCAGGTCAACAAGACCGAGGTCGAGACCACGGTCATGGTCAAGGACGGCAACACGATCATTCTCGGAGGGCTCAAGAAGGACAACAAGGTTTCCACCAAGCGCGGCATTCCTTTTTTGATGGATATTCCGTACATCAACAAGCTCTTCAGCCAGACGTCGGAGAGCCTGGAGTCCACCGAGATCGTGATTTTCATCACCCCCCACATCATCACCGGCGCCGAGGCGTACGACAAGGTCCGGGGGGAGATCAAGCCGCCGAATGATTTTTATTTGAAAAAAGACGGGTCTCGGAAAGAGGCGGATGGGAAAGTCCGGGCATTGAAGTTAAAGGATTAATGAGCGCATGAGTTATGGAGCCCGGGATCGCCGGGCGACATAACTCATCCGCGCGAACCGAAGGCCCCGCGAAAGTGAGCGAGCATGCGAGCGAACGTTGTTGAGCGGGGATGGAGGACGAAGATGGAAAATCGAAAATGGAAAATGGAAAAAGCCTTTAAGGGAGGAATGACGCCGCGGTGTCTTTTTGTTTTCCCGTTGTCCATCCTCTATCTCCCATTTTCAATTCTCCTTTTTGTTTCTGTTCCCGTCGCGGCCCAGGATGTCGATCTCATGCTCGATGATCCCGCGGCCAATCAGGAAATTCTGGAGGAGGACCTCGCGGACGAATTCATCACCACCGAGATCGGCCTGGACCAGATCATCGTGAAGAAGGACATGCTGCTCAAGCCGGATACCGGTTACGAAGCCCCGGCAGGGGGCCGGGCGGACGGGGAGGGCTGGGGGCTGGGCGAGCTCAACGAACACCAGGTCATCAAGCTCAACCGGACGCTGCGCAAGATGATCGAGGAGAACGAAAAGCTCAGCCGCGAGAACAAAAATTTGGATGGCGAGGCCCGGCGCTTGCGGGGGCAGGAGAGGATCGACAGAAACCGCCTGACGTCCGCCTCAAATGAGATCGAGGATTTGAAAAGACAGCTTCAGACCATGATGCAGGGAAACCTGTCCACGGAGCAGGAGGTCGCGGACCTGCGCAAAAAACTGGAAGAGGCCGAGAAGCTGGCCGCGCAACAGCCGAAGATGCTGGAGGCGCCGGACGTCCTGCAGGACGAAACCTCGGCCGCGATGGAAGAGCCGTTGTTCGACCCCTGGCAGGCGGACACCGTTGTC
Protein-coding regions in this window:
- a CDS encoding tetratricopeptide repeat protein: MENRKWKMEKAFKGGMTPRCLFVFPLSILYLPFSILLFVSVPVAAQDVDLMLDDPAANQEILEEDLADEFITTEIGLDQIIVKKDMLLKPDTGYEAPAGGRADGEGWGLGELNEHQVIKLNRTLRKMIEENEKLSRENKNLDGEARRLRGQERIDRNRLTSASNEIEDLKRQLQTMMQGNLSTEQEVADLRKKLEEAEKLAAQQPKMLEAPDVLQDETSAAMEEPLFDPWQADTVVGDKAKSADVLAMIEKYNKQRDAVRANEAKVHYNMGNMYVKQRNYRRAIGEYRRAVRLWPDDSAAHFNLAFVSGEYLNDYRTALDHFKKYLDLSPQAADSALVMEKIVEAELHLKAMIDSSLESEVNKKMYRAYQE